TCGGCCGGAGTCGTCTCGTCGCGCCCTCGACCAGGGCCTCGGCGACGCGGAGCCCTCGCCTGCGGTACTGGTTGACGAGGTCGACGAGCACGATCGCGTTCGTCACGACGATGCCGACGAGCATGAGCAGGCCGATGATCGACGCGACGCCGAGCGGGATGCCGGTGATGATCTGCAGCAGGAGCGCGCCGGTCGCCGCGAACGGCACCGACATGAGGAGCAACAACGGCTGCAGCAGGCTCCGGAACGTGGCGACCATGATCACGTAGACGATCAGGATCGCGACGAGGATCGCGAGGAAGAGCTGGCTGAACGCCGACGACTGGCTGGACGCCACGCCGCCGATCGACGCCGACGCCCCCTTCGGCAGGTCGAGGGCATCGACGGCCGCGGTGACGTTCTGCACGGCGGCACCGAGGTTCGTCGCGTCCGGGGTGACCGTGATCGTCGCGGTCCGGACGGCGTTCGACGTCGTGATCGTGGTCGGGCCCTCGGACTGCTCCACGGTCGCGAGGTCGGACAGCGGCACCTCGCCGGTCGACGTCGGGATCGACAGCTCCTTGAGCGCCGCGATCGTCCCCGGCGGGTTCGGGTCGGCGATGTACACGTCGAGGGTGGCGTCGTCGATCTCGACGCTGCCGGTGTCGCGGGGCGAGACCGCGGCCGCGACCAGCCCACCGACCTGCTGCTCGGTGAGGCCGCGCTCGGCTGCCTCCTGCCGGTCGACCTTCACGGCGAGGTACGGCTCGGCGGCCGAGAGGTTGCTCGTCGCCTCCGTGGTGCCGTCAACGCCGCGCATCTTCCGCAGCACCTCGTCCGCCGCGGTCCGGAGCTCGGCCTGAGTCGGCGCCGTGACGTCGACCTCGATGTCGCTCGAGCCGCCGAAGCCGCCGCCGGCCGAGGACAGCGACACCTCGCCGACGCCGTCGATCCGCTCGATGCGGTCGCGCGCGGTCGACTGGATCGTGGGCTGGTCGGCCGTCGAGTCGGTCGTGACGTTGTACTGCACGGACGCGGACGCGCCGCCACCGAAGGCCGCCTGGATCGACTGGCCGCTCGACCCGATGGTGGTCTGCACGGTCTCGACGCCCCGCACCCCACGCAGCACCTTCTCGACCTTCGCGGCCGCGTCGGACTGGTCGTCGAGGCTCGTGCCCGGCTCGAGGTCCTGCGTCACCGTGAAGGTGTTCTGGCCGGAGTCGCCGAGGTAGTTCGTCTTGACGAGCGGGACGGCCGCGAGGGTGCCGCCGAGCACGAAGACCGCGAGGACGATGACGACCCACGGGCGTCGCATCGCCCAGGCGAGGACCGGGCGGTAGCCGCGCTGGAGGCGGTCACGACGACCGGCGTCGTGCAGGTCGGCGGCGGAGGCCAGTGCGCCGGTCGCGGCCCCGCCCGCAGGCGCGCCCGTGGCGGCACCGGCAGCGGTCGCATCCTTGGGCGTCCCGTCGGCGGTCGCAGCGCCGGCCTCGGCGTGCCGGTGGGTCTTCGGCGGCCGGAGGAACCAGTACGCGAGCACGGGCACGATCGTCAGGGACACGAGCAGCGAGGCGATGAGGGCCATCGTCACGGTGAGCGCGAACGGCCGGAACAGCTCGCCGACCAGCTCCGCGACGAACGCCACCGGCAGGAACACCGCCACGGTGGTCAGGGTCGAGGCCGTGACCGCACCCGCGACCTCCCGCACCGCGTCGAGCACCGCCCGGGCCCGGTCGACCCCGGGCTGCATGTGCCGCTTGATGTTCTCGATGACGACGATGGAGTCGTCCACGACGCGGCCGATGGCGATCGTGAGCGCCGCGAGCGTGATGATGTTGAGGGAGTACCCGGCGGCGCGCATGCCGATCGCTGCGAGGAGCACCGACGTCGGGATCGAGATCGCCGTGACGAGGGTCGACCGCACCGACAGCAGGAACACCAGGATCACGACCACCGCGAACCCGAGGCCGAGCAGGCCCTCCTCGGCGAGTGAGTCGATCGACTGCTGGATGTACGGCGCCTGGTCGAACACCACCGTGAACCGCGGGTCGCCGGCGACCTTCGACTCGATGTCCGGGAGGGCCTTCTTGACCGTCTCCGACACGTCGACGGTGTTCGCCTCCTGCGTCTTCGTGATCGCGATGGTGAGCGCGGTCTTGCCGTCGACGCGGCTGATCGAGGTGCGCGGCGACTCCTCGATCGCGACCTTCGCGACGTCGCCGAGCTTCGTCGGCGTGGTCGTGGTCGGCTGGGCAGCCGTACCGGTGGACGCCCCGGTGCCGGTGCCGGTGGTCGGACTGGAGGCGCTGCTCCCGCCCGCCCCGCCGGTTCCGCCCGTCGTGCTGGTCGCGCCCGAGGCCCCGGCTGCGCCCGCCCCGCCGGTCGCGGATCCGGATGCGGAGCCGCCCGATCCGGACCCGCTGTCACCCGAACCGGACGAGTTGCTGCCCGAGGAGGCGGTGAGCGGGAGCGCCTCGATGTCCTTCAGGGACGCGATGCGCTCGCCGGTCTGCACGGACAGCGTCTTCCCGTCCTGGGTGATCGTGCCACCGGGGATGAGCGTGCCGTTGTCGCTCAGGGCGTCCGAGATCGACTGCGACGTGAGCCCCTTCGCGGCGAGCTCGTCCTCGTCCGGGGTGATCACGACCCGACGGCCTGGGTTGCCGAAGACGTCGGCCTGCCGGACGCCGTCGAGCTTCTCGAGGTCGGGGATCGCCGTCGCGTTCAACCGGTCGACGAGCTGCTCCTGGTTGCCCTCCCCCGTCACCGCGAGCTGCAGCACCGGCAGGTCGTCGAACGAGCCCGTGACGATCTGCGTCTGCACGGTGTCCGGCAGCGACAGCGCGTTGACCGCGGTCTGGATCTTGTCCTCGGCGCTGGCGAGGTTCGAGCCGTAGTCGAACGACGCGGACACGACGCTCTGCCCGGTGGACGAGGTCGCACTCGTCGACTCGAGGTTCGGTACGGCCTGGATCGCCTGCTCGATCTTCGTCGAGACGTCGTTCGACACGACCTCCGGGGTGGCGCCGGGGTAGGCGCTCACGATGGCGACCTGGGGGAACTCGACGCTCGGGATCAGCTCCTGCTTGAGGCTCGTCAGCGAGATGCCGCCGAAGATCGCGACGACGATCGTGACGAGGGCGATGAGGGACCGGTTCCGGATGCTGAAGACCGAGAGGAGGTGCACCGTCCGATCCTCGCAGGCCGACGCGGTCGGAGGCTCAGCCGAGCAACAGGTAGGCGCCCAGGACGCCCAACGAGCCGACCACCCCGGTGCCGAGCGCGACGACCCGGTCGATCGGCGACCGTGCCGTCAGCACCCCGACGACGACGACCGCGGCGCCCACGAGGATCTCGATCGTCCAGAAGGTCGTGCCGGTGGTGTCGGCGATCCGGAGCAGTGCCCGCACCCCCTCGCCGACGAGCACCGCTCCGGTGACACCGATCGCCGCGGCGGCCAGGCGACCCGATCCGGACCGCAGCGCCCACACGACGAGGCCCGCGAGGAGTCCCGCGGGGATCCCGATGAGGACCCAGAAGTTCGTGAGGGACAGGAAGTCGGCGTAGCCGCGCAGGTTGGTCGCGGCCCAGTACCCGACGTGCATGAGCTCGAGGAACACCACACCCAGCACCATCGGGATCGCCGGTCGCCGGTGGAGGCCGGACAGGAGCACGAGCAGCCCCGCCACGACGAACCACGGGCCGGCGGAGTTCGCGAACTCCCCGAGCCCCGGGACGGCCTGTCCGTAGGAGCAGAGCATCCCGGCCAGCAGGGCGAGCCCGGTCGCGGTGCCCACGCGGGCCGCCACGGGCATCGTCGGTCGGTCGGACGGCCGCTCAGGGGCCTCGGTCTGCGCGGGGTGCACGGTCGTCTCCATGCCCTCAGGATCCCGCGGTCGGTCGCACGGGACATCCGTCGGAGGGACGCGCCGCCTCCACCGTCGGGATGATCCCGTCGTCAGACCACCGCTGCCAGCGACCCGCTCGGGCCGACCGCCTCGCCACCGACCCGCGCCCACGCCCGCTCGAGGACGTCGACCATCCTGGTGCGGTCGGCGGCCGGCATCGTGAACGGCACCCTGAGGAAGCGCTCGAACCCGCCGTCGGGACCGAACACGCCGCCGGAGGCGAGCACGACCCCCTCGGCCCGAGCCGCGAGGACGAGCGCGCTCGACACCGGCCGGCCGAGGCCCACCCACGTCGTCAACCCGCCCGCCGGCGACGGCACGTCCCACTCCGGGAGCCGCGTGCGCAAGGCGTCCACGACGTCGTCGCGGGCCTGTGCCAGGTACGCGCGCCGCTCCTCCAGGACGGTCTCGGTCCGTGGGACCAGCTCGCGCGCGACGAGCTGGTCGAGGACCGGCGTGCCGAGGTCGCCCGTGGGGCGGGCGAGGAGGAGCCGCTGCAGCAGCTCCGGACGAGCGCGGATCCAGCCGATGCGCAGTCCGCCCCAGAAGACCTTGTCGGCCGAGCCGATCATGACGACGTCGTCGGACGCCGCGGCCAGCGGGGTCGCGGCGGGTCCGTCGATGCGGAGCTCCCCCATCGTCTCGTCGGCGACGACCGTCGTCCCGACCGAGGCGGCGACCGACACGAGGAGGTCGCGGGCGTCGGGGGTCATCGTGGCGCCCGTGGGGTTGTGGAGCGCCGGCATGACGTAGGCCACCGACGGGGCCGTGCGGCGGAGCGTGTGCTCGAGGACCGTGGTGTCCCAGCCGGTGCGTGCGTCGACGGGGACCCCGACGAGCCGACCACCGACCTCACGGAAGGCCTCGTGCGCGTGCGGGTAGGTCGGGGACTCGACGAGGACGGCGTCGCCGCGCCGGACGAGCACGCGGGCGAGCAGGGCGATCGCGTGCTGCGCGCCGATGGTGACGACGATCTGCGACGGGTCGGTGGGCAGGCCGCGCGCGGTGTAGCGGTCGGCGATCGCCCGGCGGAGCCCGGGGTCCCCGACGGTGTCGTACCCGATCCCGGCGAGCGCCGCCGGCACGTGCCGCACCGCCCGCTCCACGGCCTCGGCGATGCCCGGTGCCGCGTGCAGCGCCGCCTTGCGGAGGTCGAGCACGTCTCCGCCGACGACGCCGCCGAGCCGTTCAGGGTCGGGGCGCCCGACGAGGTCCCGCGGCAACCGGACGACGCTGCCGGACCCGCGGACCGAGACGAGGAACCCGTCCTCGCGCAGTCGGGCGTACGCGTTCGCGACCGTGGTGCGGGAGACGCCGAGCGCCTCTGCCAGCCCACGCTCCGCGGGCAAGCGGACGCCCTGCGGGATGCGCCCGTCGATGGCGAGGACCCGGAGGGCGTCGGAGAGCGCCTCGTACGCGGCGGCGTCCGTGCTGTCGCGCCAGTCGGTGAGGTGGAGTGCTGCGGACCGGGCGCTGAGCAGGACGGGCGTCATGGATCCACGGTAGCGCGATTGGCCCTCGACCTGCAGGCCAATCTGCTCCACGATCGGAGCATGCCCCGCACCCCCGCCCTCACCCTCCGGTTCGTGCAGCTCATGGTCGGCCTGTTCCTCTACGGGGCGTCGACCGCGCTCCAGGTCCGGGCGGTCGTCGGCGTGGCCTCGTGGACGGTGCTCACCGAGGGACTGGAGCACGTGGTGCCGTGGTCGTTCGGTGTCATCACGGTGGTCTCCAGCGGCGTGATCCTGCTGTTCTGGATCCCGCTGCGCCAGAAGCCGGGCATCGGGACGCTGCTCAACGCGCTCGCGATCGGCCCGTCGGCAGACCTCGTGCTCTGGCTGGTGCCGGCACCCGACGGGCTCCTCCCCCGCATCGGGCTCTTCGTCGCCGGGCTGCTGCTCCTCGCCGTCGCGACGGCGTTCTACATCGGAGCCGGTTTCGGCACGGGCGCCCGAGACGGCCTGATGGTCGGCGTCTCGCAGCGCTTCGGCTGGCCGATCTGGGTCGCGCGGACCGTCATCGAGGTCACCGTCGTCATCGTCGGCTGGCTCCTCGGCGGGGACGTCGGTGCGGGCACGGTGATCGCCGCGTTCGCGATCGGACCGATGGTGCAGCCGCTCATGCCCCTCTTCCGTCGGTTCCCGTGGAGTCCGGACCGCACGCGGCTCGCCGCCGCGGCGTCCACACCCGGCCCGGAGGCACGGATCACCTCCTGAACCTCGTCTTGCCACTCGCGCAACTCGCGATGTATCGTGTCATCACCAGACGCGATACATCGCGAGTTCGAGGAGGCACCATGGCACAGGAGAAGTGGCTCGTGGAGGAGCCCAAGGTCATCGACACCGGCGTCGTCCGACGCCTGAAGGTCGGGCTCGTCGCCGGTCAGGTCGACGTCGTCGCGCACGACGAGCCCACCGCCCGGGTGGAGGTGCACAGCGTCTCCGGCAAGCCGCTCATGGTCGAGGTCGACGGGGACACGCTGACCGTCGACCACCCGCAGATCCGCTGGGACGACCCGATCGGGTTCCTCAAGTCCTTCCGCGGCAAGGCCCAGGCGGACGTGAGCATCCTCGTGCCGCGGGACGTCCCGGTCACCCTCGGGGTCGTGTCGGCCGGCTCGCTCCTCTCCGGCACGGACCGCGGCGCCACGCTGCACACCGTCTCGGGCGACGTCGTCGTGGACGGGGTCGCGGGTGACGTCACCGTCAACGCCGTCTCCGGCACGACCACCGTGCGGGACCTCGACGGCGCCCTCACCGTGCACACCGTGTCGGGCGACGTCGTCGCGACCGGGTCGATCCCGCGCTTCCAGGCGGACGGGGTGAGCGCGGACGTCGTGCTCGACCTGCACGGCACCCCGGACTCGGCCCGCGTCAGCACCGTGTCGGGCTCGGTCAGCGTCCGGCTCGAGGACGGCGTGCCCTACCGGTGCACCGTCTCGACGGCCTCCGGCAAGCTGCAGTTCGACGACTCCGAGATCCGCGGGGTGCGCGGCTCGTACGTCAAGCAGGGCGGAGAGCTCTCCGGCCAGTGGCTCGACCTCAAGGTGAACTCGGTCTCCGGCGACATCGCGGTGCTCCACGCCCCGCCGGTCGCCGACGGGTCCGCCACCACCCCGACCACCGACGGCGAGGTGCCCGCATGAGCCCGGTCTTCGCGCACGGCCACCTGCGCCTCTACCTGCTCGTCCTGCTGGCCGACCACCCGATGCACGGGTACGAGGTCATCACCGCGCTCGGCGACCGCTTCGGCGGCACGTACGTCCCGAGCGCCGGCACCGTCTACCCCCGTCTGGCGAAGCTCCAGGAGGAGGGCCTCGTGACGGGGACCGCCGACGGCCGCAAGACCGTCTACGCGATCACCGACGCCGGCCGTGCCGAGCTCGACGCCCGGGCCGCCGAGGTCGCCGCGCTCGAGGACGGCGTGACCGACTCGGTGAAGTCCCTCGCCGACGGCGTTCGCGCATCGGTGGGCGAGGCCATGCGGTCCCTCCGCGCCGACCTCGCGGCGAGCGCCCAGGCCCCGCGCGGCCAGACGGCCGACGAGCCGGTCGACGTCCCGACGTCGGGCGCCAGTGCCCTACGCGAGGTCGAGATGGTCCTGTCGTCGTTCCGGCAGCAGGTCCGTGCGGACCTCCGACGTCAGGCGACGCGGGGCACCCTCACCGCGGACACGGTGACCCGTCTGCGTGACGGCCTCGAGGCGCTGCGCCGCTCCCTCTGACGGGAGCGACGGGAGCGGACGCGAGCACCGACGGGCCGGGCCGGCGGGGCGGGCGCACACCGCGCCTCCCGGCCGGCCCGCCCGCGCCGTCGCCCTCCGTCACGCGCGCCGCGTCGTCACACCCCGCCGGCGTCCGCCAGGGCGTGCATCGCGTCGCGGAGCGCGCGTGCGGCGCCGGAGCCGGCCCACTCGTAGGCGTGCGTGAACCGCTCGTCGTGCACGTACATGTCCGCGAGCGTGCGGAACCGCTCGGCGGTGACGGCCGGTCCGGGCGCCTGCTCGAGCCAGGTGAGCTGCCGGCGGGCGAGTGCGGCCCCGGCGGCCGACGTCGGACCGTCCCCCGAGGCCGCCAGCGCCGCCGCGTCCCGGGCGATCGCCCGCTGCTCCGCCTGGAACGCATCCTTCGCGGCGGCGTCCTTCGACGTCCACCACTCCTGTCCGCGCTGCCAGGCCTCGGCGCCCCAGCGCTCCTCGACCTCCTGCTTGAACCGGGTCTGGTCGAACCCGTCGAAGGTGTCCTGTGCGGTCATGTCGTCTCCTCGTTCGATCCTCGTGATGGTGGTGCGCACGGCCGCGAGCTGCCGGGCGAGCCGGTCGCGCTCCCGTTCGAGCCACGCGACGTGTGCCCGGAGTGCCGTGACGTCGTCCTGCTCGCCGTCGAGCACCTCGGCGATCTCCGCCAGCCCCAGGCCGAGCCCGCGGAGGAGCAGGATGCGCTGCAGCCGGACGAGTGCCCGGTCGTCGTAGCGGCGGAGCCCGCCCTCGCCGACCGCCGTGGCCGGGAGCAACCCGATCGCGTCGTAGTGGCGCAGCGTCCGGCTGGAGACCCCCGCGGAACGCGCCACGGCGGCGATGCCGTGGGGTGCTTTCGCAGCGGACGCGGCGCTGTCTGTCCGATCACTCATGCTGCACACCGTAGGCGTTGACGCAACGTCAACCGCAACCCTGCTCGACAGCACAGGTTCCGAGGATCCGCGCAGGCGCGGAATACGGGCGGGCGGGGTCGTGTTGACTCCGGGTCCGAAATGAGTAGGTTTGCCGCTCGTGACGAACGAGATCCGGTCGCTGAAGGCGCGACTGATCGGGGATCCCCTCCCCTCCGAGAAGCTCGAGGGACAGCTCCTCCCGAAGCACCTGGCGCTACCGATCTTCGCGAGCGACCCGCTCTCCTCCGTGGCGTACGCGCCACAGGAGCTCCTCATGATCCTGCTGCTCGGCGGCATGGCGTTCCTGACCTTCGCGCCGTGGGTGGCTGCGCTCGTCGTGCTCCTCCTCGTGGTGGTCGTCGCCTCCTACCGGCAGCTCATCAAGGCGTACCCGTCCGGTGGCGGCGACTACGAGGTGGCGCACCGCAACCTCGGCGAGAAGGCCGGGCTCGTCGTCGCGAGTGCGCTGCTCGTCGACTACGTCATGACCGTGGCCGTGTCGGTGGCCTCCGGCGTGGACAACATCATCTCGGCGCTGCCGTTCCTCAACGAGTTCCGCGTCGAGCTCGCGCTGCTCTTCGTCGTGCTGCTCGCGGCCGTGAACCTCCGCGGGGTCCGCGAGTCGAGCAAGGCCTTCGCAATCCCGACCTACCTGTTCGTCACGTCGGTGTTCGTCATGGTCGTCACCGGTCTCGTGCGGGTCGCCGTCGGGGACGCCCCCGTCGCGGAGTCGGCGCAGTACACCGTGCAGAACGTCGAACACACGACCCAGGCCGCGTTCGTCCTGCTGCTCCTCCGTGCCTTCGCGTCCGGCTGCTCGGCCCTCACCGGCGTCGAGGCGATCGCGAACGGCGTGCAGGCCTTCCGTCGCCCGAAGGTCCAGAACGCCCAGAAGACCCTCGTCGCGATGGGCGGGATCGCGATCGTCCTGTTCGTGGGGCTCATCACGCTCGCCCTCGTGGCCCGCGTGCACTACGCCGAGCGTGCCTGCGACCTGCAGGGCTTCGCCGACTGCGCGACCACGCCGCAGCGCTCGCTCATCGCCCAGATCGCCGCCGCGACCTTCGGGGACGGCTCGGTCCTGTTCTTCGTCGTCCAGGCGACCACCGCGGCGGTCCTGCTCCTCGCGGCGAACACGGCGTTCAACGGGTTCCCGCTCCTCGGCTCGATCCTCGCGCGCGACTCGTACGCGCCGAAGGCCCTCTCGACGCGCGGCGACCGCCTCATCTACTCGAACGGCGTCATCGTCCTGGCGCTCGTCGCGGCGGCACTCCTCGTCGTGTACCGGGCGAACGTGACGAGCCTCATCCAGCTCTACATCATCGGCGTCTTCGTCTCGTTCACGCTCGGGCAGACCGGCATGGTCGTGCACTGGACTCGCCTGCTGCGCCAGGACCGAGCGGGGACGGCCGCCGAGCCGGTGAACCGCGGTCAGGTCGTGCGCTCGCGGCTCATCAACACCGTCGGGGCGAGCTTCACGTTCGTCGTGCTCGTCATCGTCACCATCACGAAGTTCACGCACGGCGCCTGGCTCGTGTTCGTGATCATGCCCCTGCTGTTCGTCCTCATGCTCGGCGTGAACCGCTACTACCGCGACGTCTCGCACGAGATCGAGGCCGACGAGGAGACCGAGTTCGGCGCGACCGGCGACCACGCGATCGTGCTCGTCAACAAGCTGCAGAAGCCGGTGCTCAAGGCGCT
This is a stretch of genomic DNA from Curtobacterium sp. 458. It encodes these proteins:
- a CDS encoding efflux RND transporter permease subunit, producing MHLLSVFSIRNRSLIALVTIVVAIFGGISLTSLKQELIPSVEFPQVAIVSAYPGATPEVVSNDVSTKIEQAIQAVPNLESTSATSSTGQSVVSASFDYGSNLASAEDKIQTAVNALSLPDTVQTQIVTGSFDDLPVLQLAVTGEGNQEQLVDRLNATAIPDLEKLDGVRQADVFGNPGRRVVITPDEDELAAKGLTSQSISDALSDNGTLIPGGTITQDGKTLSVQTGERIASLKDIEALPLTASSGSNSSGSGDSGSGSGGSASGSATGGAGAAGASGATSTTGGTGGAGGSSASSPTTGTGTGASTGTAAQPTTTTPTKLGDVAKVAIEESPRTSISRVDGKTALTIAITKTQEANTVDVSETVKKALPDIESKVAGDPRFTVVFDQAPYIQQSIDSLAEEGLLGLGFAVVVILVFLLSVRSTLVTAISIPTSVLLAAIGMRAAGYSLNIITLAALTIAIGRVVDDSIVVIENIKRHMQPGVDRARAVLDAVREVAGAVTASTLTTVAVFLPVAFVAELVGELFRPFALTVTMALIASLLVSLTIVPVLAYWFLRPPKTHRHAEAGAATADGTPKDATAAGAATGAPAGGAATGALASAADLHDAGRRDRLQRGYRPVLAWAMRRPWVVIVLAVFVLGGTLAAVPLVKTNYLGDSGQNTFTVTQDLEPGTSLDDQSDAAAKVEKVLRGVRGVETVQTTIGSSGQSIQAAFGGGASASVQYNVTTDSTADQPTIQSTARDRIERIDGVGEVSLSSAGGGFGGSSDIEVDVTAPTQAELRTAADEVLRKMRGVDGTTEATSNLSAAEPYLAVKVDRQEAAERGLTEQQVGGLVAAAVSPRDTGSVEIDDATLDVYIADPNPPGTIAALKELSIPTSTGEVPLSDLATVEQSEGPTTITTSNAVRTATITVTPDATNLGAAVQNVTAAVDALDLPKGASASIGGVASSQSSAFSQLFLAILVAILIVYVIMVATFRSLLQPLLLLMSVPFAATGALLLQIITGIPLGVASIIGLLMLVGIVVTNAIVLVDLVNQYRRRGLRVAEALVEGATRRLRPILMTALATIFALVPMALGLTGKSGFISQPLALVVIGGLVSSTLLTLVVLPSLYFVVERARERRADRIAAGITRKQAKQQRREERKQRREERRAARGRKAASAD
- a CDS encoding DUF6518 family protein, whose protein sequence is METTVHPAQTEAPERPSDRPTMPVAARVGTATGLALLAGMLCSYGQAVPGLGEFANSAGPWFVVAGLLVLLSGLHRRPAIPMVLGVVFLELMHVGYWAATNLRGYADFLSLTNFWVLIGIPAGLLAGLVVWALRSGSGRLAAAAIGVTGAVLVGEGVRALLRIADTTGTTFWTIEILVGAAVVVVGVLTARSPIDRVVALGTGVVGSLGVLGAYLLLG
- a CDS encoding PLP-dependent aminotransferase family protein translates to MTPVLLSARSAALHLTDWRDSTDAAAYEALSDALRVLAIDGRIPQGVRLPAERGLAEALGVSRTTVANAYARLREDGFLVSVRGSGSVVRLPRDLVGRPDPERLGGVVGGDVLDLRKAALHAAPGIAEAVERAVRHVPAALAGIGYDTVGDPGLRRAIADRYTARGLPTDPSQIVVTIGAQHAIALLARVLVRRGDAVLVESPTYPHAHEAFREVGGRLVGVPVDARTGWDTTVLEHTLRRTAPSVAYVMPALHNPTGATMTPDARDLLVSVAASVGTTVVADETMGELRIDGPAATPLAAASDDVVMIGSADKVFWGGLRIGWIRARPELLQRLLLARPTGDLGTPVLDQLVARELVPRTETVLEERRAYLAQARDDVVDALRTRLPEWDVPSPAGGLTTWVGLGRPVSSALVLAARAEGVVLASGGVFGPDGGFERFLRVPFTMPAADRTRMVDVLERAWARVGGEAVGPSGSLAAVV
- a CDS encoding DUF4097 family beta strand repeat-containing protein — its product is MAQEKWLVEEPKVIDTGVVRRLKVGLVAGQVDVVAHDEPTARVEVHSVSGKPLMVEVDGDTLTVDHPQIRWDDPIGFLKSFRGKAQADVSILVPRDVPVTLGVVSAGSLLSGTDRGATLHTVSGDVVVDGVAGDVTVNAVSGTTTVRDLDGALTVHTVSGDVVATGSIPRFQADGVSADVVLDLHGTPDSARVSTVSGSVSVRLEDGVPYRCTVSTASGKLQFDDSEIRGVRGSYVKQGGELSGQWLDLKVNSVSGDIAVLHAPPVADGSATTPTTDGEVPA
- a CDS encoding PadR family transcriptional regulator → MSPVFAHGHLRLYLLVLLADHPMHGYEVITALGDRFGGTYVPSAGTVYPRLAKLQEEGLVTGTADGRKTVYAITDAGRAELDARAAEVAALEDGVTDSVKSLADGVRASVGEAMRSLRADLAASAQAPRGQTADEPVDVPTSGASALREVEMVLSSFRQQVRADLRRQATRGTLTADTVTRLRDGLEALRRSL
- a CDS encoding MerR family transcriptional regulator, whose product is MSDRTDSAASAAKAPHGIAAVARSAGVSSRTLRHYDAIGLLPATAVGEGGLRRYDDRALVRLQRILLLRGLGLGLAEIAEVLDGEQDDVTALRAHVAWLERERDRLARQLAAVRTTITRIERGDDMTAQDTFDGFDQTRFKQEVEERWGAEAWQRGQEWWTSKDAAAKDAFQAEQRAIARDAAALAASGDGPTSAAGAALARRQLTWLEQAPGPAVTAERFRTLADMYVHDERFTHAYEWAGSGAARALRDAMHALADAGGV
- a CDS encoding APC family permease — protein: MPLVTNEIRSLKARLIGDPLPSEKLEGQLLPKHLALPIFASDPLSSVAYAPQELLMILLLGGMAFLTFAPWVAALVVLLLVVVVASYRQLIKAYPSGGGDYEVAHRNLGEKAGLVVASALLVDYVMTVAVSVASGVDNIISALPFLNEFRVELALLFVVLLAAVNLRGVRESSKAFAIPTYLFVTSVFVMVVTGLVRVAVGDAPVAESAQYTVQNVEHTTQAAFVLLLLRAFASGCSALTGVEAIANGVQAFRRPKVQNAQKTLVAMGGIAIVLFVGLITLALVARVHYAERACDLQGFADCATTPQRSLIAQIAAATFGDGSVLFFVVQATTAAVLLLAANTAFNGFPLLGSILARDSYAPKALSTRGDRLIYSNGVIVLALVAAALLVVYRANVTSLIQLYIIGVFVSFTLGQTGMVVHWTRLLRQDRAGTAAEPVNRGQVVRSRLINTVGASFTFVVLVIVTITKFTHGAWLVFVIMPLLFVLMLGVNRYYRDVSHEIEADEETEFGATGDHAIVLVNKLQKPVLKALDYAIAAKHASFEAVHVAIDDAEAARLRAQWADHGIEVPLTIVPSPYRDISMPLIKYIKAHRAEHGSEVVTVYTPVFVVGHWWENLLHNHRGRRIRKKLLLVHGVTVALVPWLLDSSELLYGRRSRPLPGQERRGEPVRPPLRRSPHGVFRPEGREEDRLLRSDQRNSLVPRGGSGPRGDAGSRVEAGPRRATRPAGPAEGVDPARCTGELRTLVASPPAARTPASPSGTDRS